A single region of the Candidatus Poribacteria bacterium genome encodes:
- a CDS encoding type II toxin-antitoxin system VapC family toxin — translation MPSKPRIYIETSVISYLTSRPSSNAGIRGCQYFTRYWWENFAEQQFELVSSPIVQQEVSLGDRGASQKRLDVLEKLTLLDTPREALNFLSDDLINAGALPLKARIDSFHIAITAINNVQYLATWNFKHIANINKIPLIQQVCRKAGYQPPILCTPQQLLMEDF, via the coding sequence ATGCCATCCAAACCCCGGATTTATATTGAGACTTCGGTTATTAGTTACCTGACTTCCAGACCGAGTAGCAACGCAGGGATTCGTGGGTGCCAGTATTTCACTCGCTATTGGTGGGAGAATTTTGCCGAACAGCAATTTGAACTTGTTTCTTCACCGATTGTCCAACAAGAAGTAAGCTTAGGTGATAGAGGTGCTTCTCAAAAGCGTCTTGATGTCTTAGAAAAACTGACTTTGTTAGATACACCAAGAGAGGCTCTGAATTTTCTTAGTGATGATCTAATAAATGCCGGAGCTTTACCCTTGAAAGCACGGATTGACTCATTTCATATAGCGATTACCGCCATAAACAACGTACAGTATCTGGCTACATGGAATTTCAAACATATTGCCAATATTAACAAAATTCCGTTGATACAGCAGGTGTGTAGAAAAGCAGGTTACCAACCACCGATCCTTTGCACACCGCAACAACTGCTAATGGAGGATTTTTAG
- a CDS encoding methyltransferase domain-containing protein, translating into MNRIVEPEVMDTAEAAEAYDAMEHGEVDQAFVDRVVVLGASTGHFLDVGTGPAQIPILLAQHCPDIHITAIDLSEEMLKIAKRHVADAGLTDRITLQHVDAKTLPYPDDTFDGLISNSIVHHIHDAMSALKEMERVARPQGTVLIRDLIRPETPTDAQAFVDLYAANDTPYQQKLYYDSFLAAFTIAEVNEMLTQMNMPGAIVVQSTDRHWSIERAV; encoded by the coding sequence ATGAACCGAATTGTAGAACCAGAAGTTATGGACACAGCGGAAGCCGCCGAAGCCTACGATGCGATGGAGCACGGTGAGGTTGACCAGGCTTTCGTAGACCGCGTCGTCGTACTTGGTGCGAGCACCGGTCATTTTCTTGATGTCGGCACCGGTCCTGCGCAGATTCCCATCCTCCTCGCGCAACACTGTCCCGATATCCACATCACCGCCATCGACCTATCCGAAGAAATGTTAAAGATAGCGAAGCGTCACGTCGCAGATGCCGGGCTCACCGATCGGATAACCCTTCAACATGTCGATGCCAAAACCCTACCCTATCCCGATGATACCTTTGACGGACTCATCTCCAACAGCATTGTGCATCACATCCACGATGCGATGTCGGCACTCAAAGAGATGGAGCGAGTTGCCCGCCCGCAAGGAACAGTTCTCATCCGGGATCTCATCCGTCCTGAAACACCTACGGATGCGCAAGCCTTTGTCGACCTGTATGCCGCTAACGATACCCCTTACCAACAGAAACTCTACTACGACTCCTTCCTCGCCGCGTTCACCATCGCCGAAGTCAACGAGATGCTAACACAGATGAACATGCCGGGTGCCATTGTCGTCCAAAGCACGGATCGGCATTGGTCCATTGAGCGTGCGGTTTAA
- a CDS encoding cyclase family protein — MFEKSKKYQFFLLFGLVFGILALTATVTLTQESWFPSEWGADDRRGAVNRLTPEKVLEAANLIKTGEVYQLGRVYESGIPVFGTRHYSLRIPAMSGPLGENKTTWFEEIFSGEIGQIGTQFDGLGHIGIGDLYYNGLDQHDFAKAEGLTELGVENVGPIVTRGVLIDVAGYKGVEHLSDSYEITRADLEGALEKQGVQITPGDVVIMHTGWGKFWMTDNDRYGATEPGIGLEAGQYLVDQKIVMLCADNWGIEVVPNPDETLAFPVHQLFIVKHGIYNLENIITEELAAAKVYEFAFCFAPLRLKGATGSPGNPIAIR, encoded by the coding sequence ATGTTCGAGAAATCCAAAAAATACCAGTTTTTTCTTTTGTTTGGGCTTGTCTTCGGTATACTTGCCCTTACAGCAACCGTTACCCTCACACAAGAATCGTGGTTTCCTTCCGAGTGGGGTGCTGATGATCGGCGCGGCGCCGTAAACCGCCTAACGCCAGAGAAAGTCTTGGAAGCCGCGAATTTAATTAAGACCGGGGAAGTCTATCAACTCGGCAGAGTCTATGAAAGCGGTATCCCTGTCTTCGGAACGCGGCATTATAGCCTACGCATTCCAGCGATGTCGGGTCCATTGGGTGAAAACAAAACCACGTGGTTTGAGGAGATCTTCAGCGGCGAGATCGGTCAGATCGGCACGCAGTTTGATGGGCTCGGCCACATCGGTATCGGCGATCTCTACTACAACGGATTGGACCAGCACGATTTCGCCAAAGCCGAAGGGCTCACCGAACTCGGGGTCGAGAACGTGGGACCCATCGTGACGCGCGGTGTCCTCATTGATGTCGCCGGCTATAAAGGCGTTGAACACCTCAGCGACAGTTATGAGATTACGCGTGCTGATCTGGAGGGTGCCTTGGAAAAACAAGGCGTTCAGATTACACCCGGTGATGTCGTTATTATGCACACCGGTTGGGGTAAATTCTGGATGACGGATAACGATCGCTACGGAGCAACAGAACCCGGTATCGGACTGGAGGCGGGGCAATACCTCGTCGATCAGAAGATTGTGATGTTGTGTGCTGATAACTGGGGAATCGAAGTCGTCCCGAATCCCGATGAAACCCTCGCTTTTCCGGTGCATCAGCTGTTTATTGTCAAACACGGCATTTACAACCTTGAGAACATTATCACGGAGGAGTTAGCGGCGGCGAAAGTTTATGAATTCGCTTTCTGTTTCGCACCGCTACGGCTCAAAGGCGCGACGGGTTCTCCCGGCAATCCGATCGCCATTCGATAG
- a CDS encoding EamA family transporter has protein sequence MTRGPMAFTSIALILLSAFCHALWNFYSKSSRDTRILFFWCGFYTVVIAFIAFGIQRPVIPKPVWGYIAGSAFVHLLYKLSLTHAYTVGEISFVYPIARAAPAFLPLFAFLFLNERISVQGFIGILCVMVSILLYQQREKHIQFKAFFRFLRQPDALWAYATLASVIGYSLIDKQGMFEFHRYSTEAPLWRAVTYYLMENSISQVFYGLSCLARFRHQQIVQIGRAEWKRSLAIVGLSLISYSLILYTLMTEKVSYVTAVRQCSVIFVVLLGGYALKETYTKRRLVAAVLMVFGIFLITNF, from the coding sequence ATGACGAGAGGTCCTATGGCATTTACTTCAATTGCTTTAATTCTGCTGTCAGCATTTTGCCACGCCTTATGGAATTTCTACAGCAAATCCAGCAGAGATACACGCATCCTCTTCTTTTGGTGCGGATTTTACACCGTCGTCATAGCGTTCATCGCCTTTGGTATCCAGCGCCCCGTAATTCCGAAACCGGTATGGGGCTATATTGCTGGCTCCGCATTTGTCCACCTATTATACAAACTGTCTTTGACACACGCTTATACCGTTGGCGAGATTTCATTCGTCTATCCGATTGCGCGTGCTGCCCCCGCTTTCCTACCCCTTTTTGCTTTTCTGTTCCTAAACGAACGAATTTCCGTGCAAGGCTTTATCGGTATCTTATGCGTAATGGTCTCCATACTCCTCTATCAACAACGCGAAAAACACATTCAGTTCAAAGCCTTCTTTCGCTTCCTACGCCAACCCGATGCGCTCTGGGCGTATGCGACCCTAGCGAGCGTCATTGGATACTCACTGATAGACAAGCAGGGGATGTTTGAATTTCATCGTTATTCGACAGAGGCTCCCTTATGGCGCGCCGTGACCTATTATCTAATGGAGAACAGTATCTCGCAAGTCTTTTACGGACTATCCTGCCTCGCTCGGTTTCGACATCAGCAGATTGTCCAGATTGGACGAGCGGAATGGAAGCGATCCCTCGCTATTGTTGGACTTTCATTGATCTCCTATTCGCTCATCCTCTACACCTTGATGACAGAAAAGGTCAGCTACGTGACTGCGGTCCGACAGTGTTCTGTCATTTTCGTCGTCCTACTCGGTGGGTACGCCTTGAAAGAAACCTATACAAAACGCCGCTTGGTCGCGGCTGTGCTGATGGTCTTCGGCATCTTTTTGATAACAAATTTTTAA
- a CDS encoding zinc-binding alcohol dehydrogenase, giving the protein MPKELVAVAPRQPVLREYEDGPIPADGVRVQVEFGAPKRGTELTAYYGYNNANFPHGLGNMCVGRIVEIGDEVEGFEIGERVASHGHLKETHTWRAGSVLKMPDQMTWKEAVCYDPAHFAMSAIRDGKVRVGERVAVFGLGAIGLMTVQMARIAGADFVAAVDPLERRRKVAEKTGAELVIDPTACNTGEVLKEATGGIGVDVAVETSAIYEALDDALRSVTFEGTIVYAGRAKACTGGLDLGAVAHVNIPNIIFARANSDPNRDHPRWNFKRIVDTCWKWLVQGRFDCEGVVDPVVPFEDSVEAYIEMDNHPERSVKLGVSFG; this is encoded by the coding sequence ATGCCAAAAGAATTAGTAGCAGTTGCCCCGCGGCAACCCGTTTTGAGAGAATATGAGGACGGTCCCATCCCCGCAGACGGCGTCCGGGTTCAAGTCGAATTCGGCGCGCCCAAGCGCGGCACCGAACTCACGGCGTACTACGGATACAACAACGCAAATTTTCCACACGGACTTGGGAATATGTGTGTCGGAAGGATCGTTGAGATCGGGGACGAGGTTGAAGGTTTTGAGATCGGAGAACGCGTCGCCAGTCACGGGCATCTCAAGGAGACGCACACATGGCGTGCAGGCAGTGTTCTCAAGATGCCCGACCAGATGACGTGGAAAGAGGCGGTTTGCTACGATCCCGCACACTTTGCGATGTCCGCGATTCGTGATGGGAAAGTGCGCGTTGGTGAGCGGGTCGCTGTCTTTGGACTGGGTGCGATTGGGTTGATGACGGTGCAGATGGCACGCATCGCCGGAGCGGATTTCGTCGCTGCCGTAGATCCACTTGAAAGACGGCGGAAAGTCGCTGAGAAGACGGGGGCGGAGCTTGTCATTGACCCGACCGCCTGCAATACCGGAGAAGTGCTCAAAGAAGCAACCGGTGGGATCGGCGTTGATGTGGCTGTAGAAACCAGTGCAATCTACGAGGCACTCGATGACGCCCTCCGCAGCGTCACTTTTGAGGGGACAATCGTCTATGCGGGACGCGCGAAAGCGTGTACGGGTGGACTTGATCTCGGCGCTGTCGCGCATGTCAACATTCCGAACATCATCTTTGCACGCGCCAACAGCGATCCGAACCGCGATCACCCGCGTTGGAATTTCAAGCGGATTGTTGATACCTGTTGGAAGTGGCTCGTTCAAGGACGATTTGACTGTGAAGGTGTCGTTGATCCTGTGGTACCGTTTGAAGATTCAGTCGAAGCCTACATAGAGATGGACAATCATCCTGAACGAAGCGTCAAATTGGGAGTCTCCTTCGGTTGA